A segment of the Capnocytophaga sp. ARDL2 genome:
GTGATCGCCTTTGTATCTATTGGCAGCAGCACCTACAATTACTTCAACATCTTGAGTAGTGTATTGAGCCGATGATGTAAATCCGTAAAAATCATTGTCGAGGTATTTTCTCTGAATCAAATCACTTCGTTTTACCTCTTCCCCATTGATTGTCAACCCTTGAATACCGTAATTAGACAATTTTCGGTCTAATTTATAATTTTCATAATATCCATAACCTTTGGTATAGTGCAAAGCAAAGTTTGTACGCCAATTGCTCGACCATTTTTCACTCCAATGCAATTGATAATGATCTTGCCAATAGTTGTCGGTTTCGTTGTCGTAAAACTTCATAGTTCCATCCGCGTCATAATATACCCCACCCGAATTGAATGTACGACCGTGTTTATCAATTTCCTTTTGAGTAGCACCATTCCATGCTTGGTAGGTTTGTTGTTTTCCACCAAAAGTCAAGGCTTTGATCAATGTACCTTTGTTGATAAAAGTTCCCTGCAAGAAATAAGATGACATATCTGCCCACGCACGGTCTATATAACCATCTGAGTTCAATTTTGAGATTCGTCCTTGAAATTCTATGGTATTATTGAGCAATCCAGACGAAAATTTCAAAGTGTGTTTTCTAGTATTGAAACTACCAAATGAATTACTAATTTCGGCATATGGGTCATACGAAAACCCATCTGTCAATAAATTTAAACTCGCACCAAAAGCACCAGCTCCATTAGTCGAAGTACCTACTCCTCTTTGCAACTGAATGTTTTGTACAGAAGAAACAAAATCTGGCATATTTACCCAAAAAGTTCCATGAGATTCCGAATCATTGTAGGCAATACCGTTGAGTGTAACATTGACACGCGTAGCATCACTACCTCTCACACGGATTCCTGTATATCCCACGCCATTACCAGCATCAGTAGTCGTTACCACCGACGGCAATACATTAAGCAACACAGGTATATCTTGTCCCAAATTGCGTTTTTCGAGTTCTTTTTTGTCAAGGTTGGAATATGCAATAGGTGTATTTTTATCTGCTCGTACAGCTTTTACGATGATTTCTTCAAGCACTTCAACTTCATCATCTTTTTCTACCTCTTGAGCATAAAAATTACTTTGAGCTATCATACATAAGACAGCTAGAAAAATGTACTTTTTATTCATTATATAAATGTTAAATTAAAAGAAAAGAAGTTACCTAAATATTAGGAAAGATGAAAAATAATTGTAGTATTATTATCCCAAATAAAATAAACGTTTTTCCCTTGACAGCATTACCTGCCCAGGTTCATTGGGTATCATCTCAGCCAATAAATTAGCACCCCTTTTTAAATTGGTGCAAAGATAGAAGTTTTGATAATATTTTGAAAGAATAATTAAGAATAATTTTAGATTTAGTAGAAAAACGTTTTTACTCCTCAAAAGAGTTTTTAAATAATTGTTCTATAGCACCAATACCAAAAATATTGATTTTACGAGTACCAATACCTGCAAAAGCATTTTCAGTAATTTTCACTTTATCTTTACAAAGTACAAATTGAAACTTTTTATAGTCATATTCAAACCATTGCATTTCTTTTTGCTCATAAAAATAGATTGGTAGCATTTGAATTTTTGCCATTTCTACTGCCCATGCAGTACCTCCTTTTATTTCGATTGGTCGATGAGATGAACGTACAAATTCGCCAATGGCAAACACCTGCTTGACATACTTGATTTGAAACCAATTGCGGGCAAGTAATCGATAATATTTTTGGATATGACTACGTTTTAAAACTTCGTTTACTTTGACCACCATTGCTACGCCTTCGTGGTATTCGTCTTCTGTCAATTCGCGTTTGTGTTCGGAATTGTGAAATTTGGTCTTGTATGAAAATGGCACAACAGCTAATTGGTGAAGTAAAGAAAAGTATTCAAAATACGAATCAGCCCCTTCTGCTCCACCGGAATAACAAGTTATTTTATTTTTTTTTTTATCCATTTTCAAAAAAATATTGGTCAGTAAAAATATTTGTCGTATATTTGCATCAAATATCGCGGGATAGAGCAGTAGGTAGCTCGTCGGGCTCATAACCCGAAGGTCACAGGTTCGAGTCCTGTTCCCGCTACTATGGCTACTCTCCTTTTATAGTTGAGTAGTTTTTTTATCTCCATTTTTTCAAGAGATCCTTTTCAAAAATAATAAAAAAAGAGGTTAAGTAAAACACTAAACCTCTTTTTTTTATATAAAATCAATTTACAAACTCTTGTAAATTATATCAATATCTCCTACTTTGATATCTCCTGTTTCATAACCTTTCAAGAACCAGTATTTACGCTGTGCCGAAGTACCATGTGTAAAAGTTTCCGGTTGTACATGTCCATGCATTTTTGATTGGATGGCATCGTCACCAACCGCTTCTGCTGCACTGATGGCTTCTTCTATATCTCCTGCCTCTAACAAATGCTTATTTCTACTCGCCCAAACGCCTGCATAAAAATCGGCTTGAAGTTCTTGAGCAACAGACAATTTATTGGCTTGTGCTTTTGAAACACCTTGCTGTGCTTGACGGATTTTTTGATTGATTCCCACCAAAGTTTGCACATGATGTCCTACTTCGTGAGCAATCACATACGCAATGGTAAAATCTCCTCTTTTCGCACCAAATCTCGTATGCAATTCTTCAAAAAATCTCAAATCCATATACACCTTATAGTCACCAGGACAATAAAATGGACCTGCTGCTGAAGTAGCCGAACCACAGGCAGTGTGTACACCGTCATCAAATAAGACCATTCCTGGTTCTTTGTAGGTTTGACCATTTTCTTTAAAAATTTCTATCCAAGTTTCGTTGTTGTACACAAAAACGGCTTCAGAAAACTGTCCCAAAGTGATTTCCTCACTCGACAATTCTCGTGTTTTTACGGTTTCGTTGTTTGCTCCCCCTTGCGTTTGTTGAAGAATATTCCCTACCACTTGTCCTGTTTCACCTCCAAATAAAGTGAGTAGTAAGGCTACAATTCCGATGATTCCACCACCCATGATGGCTTTTCCACCTGTTGAAGTACCTCTACGGTCTTCAAAATTTTTACTTGTTTTTCTTTCCCATTTCATAACTTCACTAGTTAAAAAAAGACTGCTCTTATCAAGCAGTCTTTGAGTTATTGAATAATATTATCTTTCGTTGATTTCTTTGAAAGCTCTGAACGATTCACCGATGTATAATTGTCTTGGACGACCAATTGGTTCTTTGTTTTCTCTCATTTCTTTCCATTGAGCTACCCATCCTGGCAAACGTCCGATTGCAAACATTACGGTAAACATTTCTGTAGGAATACCCAAAGCTCTGTAAATGATTCCAGAATAGAAATCTACATTTGGATACAAGTTTCTCGCTACGAAATATTCGTCTTTCAAGGCTTTTTCTTCCAAATCTTTCGCGATTTTCAAGATTGGGTCATTTACTCCCAAATCTGCCAACACCTCTTCTGCTGCTTTTTTGATAATACGTGCACGCGGGTCAAAGTTTTTATATACTCTGTGTCCGAATCCCATCAAACGGAATGGATCGTTTTTGTCTTTTGCTTTTGCTAAATATTTGTCTGCATCTCCTCCGTCTTTTTGGATTTCTTCCAACATTTCCAAAACTGCTTGGTTCGCTCCACCATGTAGCGGTCCCCACAATGCTGAAACTCCTGCTGAAATTGAAGCAAACAAACCTGCATGAGACGATCCTACCATACGCACTGTTGAAGTCGAACAGTTTTGCTCGTGGTCTGCGTGTAAGATAAACAATTTATCAATGGCATTTTGTACCACAGGATTTACTTTGTATGGCTCTGTTGGTAATTGGAACATCAAACGCAAGAAGTTTTCTACATACGATTTTGTATTGTCGTAGTAATTCAATGGATAACCTTTTGCTTTTCTGTATGTCCAAGTAGCCAAAACCAAGAATTTACCCATGATTTTACAGATGGCATCGTACATTTGTTTTTCATTGGCAACATTTACCACACTTGGGTTAAATGCCGTCAACGCACAAGTAAGCGAAGACAACACGCCCATTGGGTGAGCATGCTTTGGGAAACCGTCAATAATCGATTTCATTTCCTCGTTTACCAAAGTATGCTTACGAATATCATTTTCAAACTGCTCAATTTGAGTTTTAGTAGGGAGTTCCCCAAAAATAATCAAATAAGCTACTTCTAAAAAGTTTGATTTTTCAGCCAAATCTTCAATAGAATATCCTCTATATCTCAAAATTCCTTTTTCTCCATCGAGATAAGTGATTGCACTTTTACAAGCTCCTGTATTTTTGTACCCTGGATCTAAAGTAACCAAACCAGTAGCTGCTCTAAGTTTTTCTATATCAATGGCATTTTCATTATCTGTCCCCTCAATTAAAGGCAAATCTACCTTTAAATCATCTATTGTAACTGTAGCTATTTTTGACATATTATTATAAAGTGAATAGATTGTTATTTTATACTTTTGGCGAATGTACTAATTTTCTAAAAAAACAGCAAATTTATTGTGTTATTTTTTATTTAAGAGGGATTGATATTATCTAATATTTTTTTTATAACTATTTGCTATCATTGCAATATGTCCCAAGTACTTGATTCCAACCATATCGTTATACAATAGAATAAGTATTTTAAATGATTGTATAGAGAAACATAATAACTCATACCCGTGGCTTGGTCTAGTTCTTTAGCGTTGAACTTGTAGCCGTTGTTGAAGTTAGTGGTTTGATTATGCTCCACAGCAAATTATCTCATTCGAGTTGTATTGTTTTGGTATTCGATGAATCTCCACTTCGTTTCGATTTCGCCAAAAGGCAAATAATCATAATACGCAACTGGTCTTCCGATATCATCTGTAACGTAAGCACTTGAATTTAAGTGGTCACCGTGGTAGTAATACACTCTATCGAGCGAGGGCTGTACGGGTTCAAAACCGTGTACAGGGGCTTTGCCACCTCGCCTCCTGGCTCGTTCGCTAAAAACAGCCACTGGCTGTTTTCTTAACGCTCCGCCCGGTGTTGGAACTGGCTCTTGGATTGTTGGCGTAGGTTCACACGGTAAAAATTGTTGTAAATACTCCCAAAACTCACAAGGATCCATTCGTTGTGGTTCTGGT
Coding sequences within it:
- a CDS encoding TonB-dependent receptor, with translation MNKKYIFLAVLCMIAQSNFYAQEVEKDDEVEVLEEIIVKAVRADKNTPIAYSNLDKKELEKRNLGQDIPVLLNVLPSVVTTTDAGNGVGYTGIRVRGSDATRVNVTLNGIAYNDSESHGTFWVNMPDFVSSVQNIQLQRGVGTSTNGAGAFGASLNLLTDGFSYDPYAEISNSFGSFNTRKHTLKFSSGLLNNTIEFQGRISKLNSDGYIDRAWADMSSYFLQGTFINKGTLIKALTFGGKQQTYQAWNGATQKEIDKHGRTFNSGGVYYDADGTMKFYDNETDNYWQDHYQLHWSEKWSSNWRTNFALHYTKGYGYYENYKLDRKLSNYGIQGLTINGEEVKRSDLIQRKYLDNDFYGFTSSAQYTTQDVEVIVGAAANRYKGDHFGEVLWVKEPVELDYKQQYYFDNSTKNDFNTFVKATWFVNDFVFYGDLQYRKVGYTANGKETGNVNDTFRFFNPKVGATYTIDNTQQVYASFARANREPNREDYKNGNPVPERLNDFEVGYRFQNDRQQAVNVNVYYMRYKNQLVLTGALSDTGAPIRQNSGDSYRLGVEIDAYIPLAENWIFAPNVAISDNKNIDFKASIDGVIQHLGNTPIAFSPNVIAGGSIAYKKDNWQITWIPKYVGKQYMSNTKDDKSVLNNYFTNDLVFNYSWKPERYIKQVDFNLMFNNLLGRKYISNGYFYTFDDDWSNPGTIETKRVSGYYPQAQFNFLAGVSLKF
- a CDS encoding neutral zinc metallopeptidase encodes the protein MKWERKTSKNFEDRRGTSTGGKAIMGGGIIGIVALLLTLFGGETGQVVGNILQQTQGGANNETVKTRELSSEEITLGQFSEAVFVYNNETWIEIFKENGQTYKEPGMVLFDDGVHTACGSATSAAGPFYCPGDYKVYMDLRFFEELHTRFGAKRGDFTIAYVIAHEVGHHVQTLVGINQKIRQAQQGVSKAQANKLSVAQELQADFYAGVWASRNKHLLEAGDIEEAISAAEAVGDDAIQSKMHGHVQPETFTHGTSAQRKYWFLKGYETGDIKVGDIDIIYKSL
- a CDS encoding citrate synthase — encoded protein: MSKIATVTIDDLKVDLPLIEGTDNENAIDIEKLRAATGLVTLDPGYKNTGACKSAITYLDGEKGILRYRGYSIEDLAEKSNFLEVAYLIIFGELPTKTQIEQFENDIRKHTLVNEEMKSIIDGFPKHAHPMGVLSSLTCALTAFNPSVVNVANEKQMYDAICKIMGKFLVLATWTYRKAKGYPLNYYDNTKSYVENFLRLMFQLPTEPYKVNPVVQNAIDKLFILHADHEQNCSTSTVRMVGSSHAGLFASISAGVSALWGPLHGGANQAVLEMLEEIQKDGGDADKYLAKAKDKNDPFRLMGFGHRVYKNFDPRARIIKKAAEEVLADLGVNDPILKIAKDLEEKALKDEYFVARNLYPNVDFYSGIIYRALGIPTEMFTVMFAIGRLPGWVAQWKEMRENKEPIGRPRQLYIGESFRAFKEINER